AGGCGAGACTTTCGTTCTCTTACTAGCTAAACGGGCCGCAAGATCAACTGACTCACTCTTGGAGTCTCCTAAACCAAGTGTTTTGTAATTAGCCGGAGTATTCAAAATGCCATACTTCTGTTTCGCACGGAATATCGCCTCTTTACTCAATGGTTGTCCACTCTGCTGGTAAGTAGAATATATAGTTTTCAGTTTGTGAACGCTATTTGAAATTGAGCGAGGTGTTTCTGGAGCAGCGCGATGCATTTCAGAAGAATGTAGCGATTCTTGCAAAGTGGATACTCTAACCGCCTTTCTTTCAGTAATTTGCTCAGGGGACGTCTGGACAGATTCCACATCGGTGGTTTGCAACGCAGATATTAGTGACATTATAGTATTGTACTTGTTCCTAAAGTTTTATTGTCAATCACACTCTAAAACTACTGATTTGAACTCATGTGATCACTTTTGTTTAGACATTGTAGAAAACATGGTGCTTTCTATGAAGATTTTCATGTGTTAAATACCATCTTTGAGTGCATCATTTTCCATCATGTATATCCTGCAGAAGTATCCCTTAATCAGtctgaaaaagaaataaccTCTACCCTTAACCTTTGATTTGGAGCTTCATCGCGAAATATAGGGGACTGCCAAAAATGTCTTACAAAGCCAACAAGTgaacatgaaaaaaaaactgtcaACAGCGGAGAGCACTTGTCGAACCGAAAGGTATGCTAATATGACCTTATAATAACCTTATTTAAAACATTTAAAGTACCTTAAGTCAATATAAACCCcgaaaaagggaaaaatcGGCTCCAGCCCTGAAGCACAAATATCACTAAATAAACTGTCCCCTGATTCTTCTTGCTAGTTGCATgtctttcttcattataGTAATTCTTTTTGCATGCAGCGCCAAGAGGTTTGTATGTTCCAATAATCCTACCAGATACGCTTCGCTTGCTTCCTGTAACGCCATAATCGCCATTGACTGCCAACGTAAATCCTGATCTTTAGTTGTAAACTCGTCTGTAACTTCTTTCACTAGCCTTGCAAATGGAATTTTGGAGATTAATAAATCCGTGGAACGTTGGTATTTTCGAATTTCGTACAGAGCTAATTCACTAGGagtatatttcttttcgaCGCGCTTTAAGCTCtgctttctttgtttttcccTCCTTTTCTGTCTAACATATCTGTCTAAGGCATATGAATGAGTTCGCACTGGTGCAGGTACTTCAGTTTccatttcagcttcttcttcattttctgtcTCGATTTCTAGATTACCTGCTTGGTCTTCGTAGTCTGTTTCGATATCTAGGTCACTTTTTGAGCTTTCATAACGTCTTCTTTCCTCTCTTCTTGGAAACAGGTTCTTTGTCGCTCTTGTTCTCTGCAATAACGATAACGCACGATCGTTAATAGATTGTTGGTCTCCTGCAAGCCTGTTGACGTTACTGAGTGATCTTCCACTCGAATCACTTTGAATAGCAGAACTAACCCATTGTTGTTTACTTGACATGATTATGTTATATTAGTATTCTTTCTATATTCAGTCcttcttctgttttttaTAAAGTAAATTCTCAAGATTATCTACTACTGTTTTTAAGAGATGTTTTCTCAATATTTATCGATgaagttttgtttttcttttgttttcaatttaCTTCCGCGATTTCGCGACACAGTGGGATCAAGATAAATCATATCGTTCGATATTCTCGCAATAGAAGACCACTAAACTCTCAATTGATAAATGTTGATGTCGATTTCAATTATCAATGATGGTATATTATGAATATTATCTTTAGTGTTATTAATACAAATGCAAATGTGGGTAATTTGCCgtttctatatatatatttatgtaTTTACCATAACCAAGTAAATCAATTAATAATCATATTTCACATCGGCTATACGATTATCAGCTAACCCAATCCGACAGATATCATCCTGTAGTTTCATCTATATTTGACCATTATCTGCAAAGTTCAGATACGTTTTTACATCTTCTACTGTTTCTCGAATGTCACTATCTTCCGAATTTATGTATGCTTTAAAGTTGAGAATATTACTTGAATGAGCAAGCTTTCTAGCCCCTGAATTGTTAACCGTGCGCTTTCCAACAGTCCTATCCATTAGTGGGGAACTCGGTTTGTCCTGTGAGCAATTAATATGGGTTCTGTTCCCGTTCTCTTTAGGGGAACTCTTTAGTCTTATCATGGCTTTGATAGGTGTTGGGATTTTCAATGACGAATGAGAGGATGACTCGCTTCTGTCAGTTTTCATGTCCGAATTCTGCTTATCATTATTCACAGTCAAATTAGGTAAGCTTTCATTTGACCTACAAAAAGTATCTAAGAAATCCGTAACCTGAATGGCTTCCTCCCCTAACGATGAACAATAATCGCTCGAGTCTGGCGAAGATCTAAGGACCGTAGTCGAAAAACATTCTTTATCCGGTTCCTCGTCGATATGTATCGAAGGTGTTACTTTACTAGTTGCAGATACCAATAC
The nucleotide sequence above comes from Saccharomyces cerevisiae S288C chromosome XI, complete sequence. Encoded proteins:
- the CSE4 gene encoding centromeric DNA-binding histone H3-like protein CSE4 (Centromeric histone H3-like protein; associates with promoters, accessible chromatin and RNAPII-bound regions; centromeric association promotes kinetochore assembly and Sgo1p association with CEN chromatin; Ipl1p-dependent phosphorylation destabilizes defective kinetochores promoting biorientation; phosphorylation by Cdc7p maintains Cse4p at kinetochores and promotes chromosome segregation; R37 methylation regulates kinetochore function and chromosome segregation; complements human homolog CENPA); this translates as MSSKQQWVSSAIQSDSSGRSLSNVNRLAGDQQSINDRALSLLQRTRATKNLFPRREERRRYESSKSDLDIETDYEDQAGNLEIETENEEEAEMETEVPAPVRTHSYALDRYVRQKRREKQRKQSLKRVEKKYTPSELALYEIRKYQRSTDLLISKIPFARLVKEVTDEFTTKDQDLRWQSMAIMALQEASEAYLVGLLEHTNLLALHAKRITIMKKDMQLARRIRGQFI